The Quercus robur chromosome 3, dhQueRobu3.1, whole genome shotgun sequence DNA segment TATATATAAAGACTATGATAATAGATTCATCAAACTTACCGCATTTGATCATTCACACCTTTTGTTTGAATAAAGAAGAGCAGGGAGGGAAAAATGTACGACTCTTTCACAATCTCTCGGGATTATAGGGACATCTTGACCTGTATTGTTGATAGTTGTCCAAAATTTACACTAgcacaatagttttttttttttttttttttttttttttttttttttttgatataagcACAGTAGTATCTTGATACAAATATAAGGGAAATTTTTGTTGATGAGTGCTAAGTGccatttttaaataaagattCATTAATGTTGTGTGTGTTAGCCGTTCCTCATCATGTTCTGCTgctttaatatttattattctgATTAATGAAGTCTAAGAAACTGAGCCTTTTATCTTGAATGAAAGTTGTCATCAATTTCTAATCTATGTCTGtataatatctaaaagctgaagtgtaacatttattgttattacGCTCTTATTTGGTCACATTAGCATAATATTTATGTTCACTCAATCCACTTTAGTATTTCTATCCAGTTTGGTCCAATTTCAATCCACTTTAATATTtctgtccacttcggtccaaCTTGGTCACTTCAGTCCACTTTAGTCTATTCCAATTGTAAAATCtattaataaaaatctaaatgagttaatttaattattttgtccaAACCTGTTAGTACATGAAGTCACTTAAacatttcttaaattaatattaatcaaacaataagatcttttaaataatgcattatatgaatgttttcatttaaatttgtaatatgaAAAGAACATTTAAATGATACTGTTTACtaactaaaaaatttacaaagtaACATGATTGATTAGTTTCAcattaataacataataaacaaattcctaattttttttttagtcatacttagttactacaaattttactacaaatatGTGTTAcaaatctatataatatttaaaaactaaagcgtaatatttattgtttttgctctTCGTTTGAGGCATATTAGTGTAACATTTTGGTCCACTTAAGTCTATTTAGTCTATTTTGGTCAACTTCAGTCATATTCGGTCTAATAGGGTCCATTACAATCCACTTAGGTCATTTGGtcctttcaagtttattttggACTTATTGAGCTTTAAATTGATTCTTAAGTTGCATTTTCAGTTTTGGactcaaaattgttttttcttcttaattttttgaaattttattttatttgggccAAATTCTTTAGTTTTAagctaaaaaatacaaataaaataggcATTAGAGATATGGACcctaaaaaagcaataaaaataataaagattcaaaaagattaccttaaaattcaagttttaataatatagacattatatttatattttgaaaggaaaaaaaaaaatactaggtTGCTCTTGGGGTTGgaggaaatttttgaaaatgagaaatattTTTCAAGACCAATGCAAGCATATTGTGGGAGATCGAAGAAAAATTCACTTGGCATGATTTTTGACATCGAGATGGGTCTCTTTTTTCCCAAGTACGTATATAAGATAGTCTATAATGATGCAAATATCAAGTTATCTACTTATATTCATGAAGGTCATTGGCATTGGCCACCAGCCAGGCATGAGTATCTAGAATCCATTTAATCCAGGTTGCGTGAGATGAAGTTTGGGGGTGAGGATACTTTCTCTTGATTACCTTCTAGAACAGGTAAATTGTCCTGTAAAATTACTTGGGAGGAGATTAGAACTAAATGTCCCACAGTAGAGTGGATCCAATTTATTTTGGTCTGTCCAACTGTCCCTTCAATTTCCAGgcattcttttattatttggtTGGCCAATGAGGATTTGGCTTTCAAAAAGGGACAGATTGATACCTAGAGATTATGAAGATTATACTTTATGCATGTTTTGCATAAATTGTATTGAAATCTGAGATCATATCTCTTTTTAGTGTTCATTACAAAAAGAATATGGATGAAAGTACCAAGTTATTTCTTCATTAGTGAACCTTACTGTAAGTTGGATGATATGTTCAATTGGGGAGTAAATTTCTTGAGGAGGAAGTGTTTCAAATCCACTCTATGCAGATTGGTCTGAGCTGCGTCTATCAACAATATATAGCTTCAAAGAAACACCAAGATTTACAATGTCCAGATTAAGTCTGAGGAAGGGATCCACCTCTCTATTCGTTGTACATTAAATCCAAGATGGAATTCTGCTGCAGAGTAAAGAAATATGTCAAGAACAAAGTTCTTTGCATGAGTTAGGGAATATCTCAATCTGTTTTCAAGAATTGAGTTGTAGTTGTGGTGTTTAGGCACTTAATGTAGTGTACTTGCTTTGTACCTTTTTTGCCCCAGCAAGGCTTGGTTGTGTTACTGTTGTAGTTGCAGACTTCTGATTGTTCGCAGAACTGTTTTGAGCCTTGAGTTCTAATAATATCACCCATTCAACTGaacaaaattcaagaaaaaaggtCTCAACAAGGAATATAAAGATTCTTCCAATTGGAGAGGTGCCAAGCCTCACACACCATAGAGTGAAGTGCCTTTCTTTAGCCATATCTATCAATGGATGAACATCATTTGTGCAACCAAGTTATAGCCAACTTCAGAGCGATACGCTGCACTGCAATATGCTATTCTTTTTTTGCTATAACAAAATGCTATTCATAAGCATCATGTGTGACTTTTTTATATACTGATGCCTTGGATGAAATTCGTtccaagtgtttttttttttttttttttttttttttttggaatataatAAGCAACTGATCTTAATCTTAGGAATTTGGCTCAGTCATTTGCAGCAAGCATGCAACATTCACATTGTAATGGCATGGTAAAAGCAAAGTTATAATGAACACTTTGCAGGTGCCCTAATCAGTCCAAGCCTCAAATCATTTGACTATATCATGAAATCTTACAGGCATTTACAGATTTACCATGTTGCTAACAAGTTTCACTAACACCTACAAGTATACATGTGAAGTTCTTTCCATGCCATAAGGACAAATTTCAAAGCCAAACTGGGTAGAGCATTTGGTCATGCTTGAAAGAAGCCCTGCTCGCTCAAATTCCTTCTCAGCATAATACATCCCCAGTTCATATTTCTCTGCTACAGCTGCCATATCTTCCCCCATCAACTGAACTTTATCTTGGATGGTACTGCAGGATTTTCCTCTATGATTGTAGTATTGTATACTATCTCtcagttttgtcttaaaactttCTCAAATCCCGGAGGAATGCCATCTTGGTCCACCGCATTGAAGCACTTCCTATTTGAGCTGTGCAAGTGGGGCTCAAAAGCAATCTCACTTCTACTTTTAACCCCTTGTTTATACCCTAATATTAATTGTTCACTACTAGAAATCAAATACTTCGAAATAGTTGAAGTCTTTCTATCTAACCTATGCAAGTTACTCCCAGAATTAGAAGTGAGTTCATAATGTATCTTGGATGCATATCTTGAAACAACCATATCAACTCTCACCACATTCTCTCCACCTACCATATCAATTTCCATATCAACTGCCTCACTATCATCCATGCTCACGCGGTCATTGTGTGCATGTTCCACAGAAGAAATGACTGGAGGGGGTTCTGCATCTCCCTTGTCAAGAGTATGATTATCTTTTACAGGGCGAAAGACTCCCCAAAACTGGTATTCTGCTTCCAACCTCGCAATAACATctataaacacaattttttttgtcatattCATCAAGGCAAGGAAAGTAATGTACAAAGAACCATTTGGCTGTAAtgtaaataaacacacaaaaCACCAACAACCACCACATCAACCTATAGCCAAAATCTTCAATCTGGAAGTCTGCTGGTGCATCATAAGTTCACATATCAGGATCCTCATGCATGAAGAAGATATACTGTTTATAGTTTAGAAAAACTAAGAATTCattttaatattgaaatttcaaacttaCAGTGGCACCCTCATATAGAAGACAATGAGCGTTCCATGCCCGATCTCAAGCTTCTTTTCTTTAGAACCTTACTTGATTGGTTCTCTATGTGGAGAAACCATCAgttttcttctattttggattttcttgatttttgtaatGTTCGTTTTTGATTTGTTCTCCCCTGTATACCCCCAGTGTACTTGGgtgtctttctctttttgatatcaatgaatttttattacttatcaaaaaataaataaataaatttctacgCCCACAATATTTAACATCTGATAAGGGACCaactagatttttttatttttaactttttggtaCCAATATTCAAGtaaaatgaacttaaaaaatCCACAAGTGCACAATTATGTTAAACCAGGAAAATAAAGTAGTTCATACAGAAAAAACTAATAAGGCAAGGCCCAAGTCAGGGAAGTATAAATAAGGACCAATATATCGGGAGACAATCCTAGATTCCAATGCAAGTTATTTCAGTATCAATAAGGATAAtctcaatcaaaaaaataatcagAAAACCTAAAAAGGTTGACCTTGTTATGCTCATCAATCAGAAAAGCTTGAGCTACAGTGAAAAGAAATAGGAAAACTGAATGATGTGGAAAAAAGATAACTCACTCTGCGAGTCCACATGCAGCTGTTTTGATGTAAATATCAGCAACTCCACACCATTCAAGGAGCTTCTCATCAATGAATTTTGGACCTCCATCTGCTCAAACAGGGAGGCAGCGTGCTCTTTGGAACTATAAGTGAATAGAAGATGTATAAAAAACTGCATAACCAGAAGATGCCCTTAAAAGCTGAAGCAGAGATAGCCACACAAAAATAAGATGCCAAGACAAACCTCTCAATATTATCATCAGGGGAAAAGTATAGAGCAATGTCACGAAGATCAGGACAATCATTCTGAAAAAGATCTGCCAAAATTTGGGATTGAGGAAGCAACTCAACACTAAGGACTAGAGGCATTTTTCCTGAAAACTCAGAGGCTCTATGACTGATGGAGGGTGGAAGTTGAGCCTTGAACCCACCAAGAAAGTTTTTAGGTGTAGAATTAGTAACAAAAAATCCTCCcctgaagaaagaaaaatcttgCATGACTCACAAAtccaatagagaaaaaagaggaaatgTTTGCCATGTACATCCCAAGAAACAATCTATTAgacaaaatgatgaaaatatgtTACTTCTAAACATTCTTTTTATGATTGAATGAGTTCCAACATCATGAAAGAATAGATTATATACAAAACAAGAAGAGATTGGTTACCGACTTCCAAGTAGCATGTGAAGTAGGGAGATAATCACAGTATAGCTTCAATATAGGTAAAATATTCAGCAACTTGCTTTTTTCAACATCAGAGTTCTTTTGTTCAGCAACAGCTTGGGACTTACCACCTACAAAATACAGAAATAGCAATAACTAAGAGCAATTAGGTTACCAATTGTTATATGGCCTACTACAGTCCCAACTATAAACACAATTTCAATAACACAAAAGCAACAAGCTACAGGTTCAAGTCCATGAATCAGCCCCCGCAAAAGTGGGACTTTGTGCACTAGGTACAACTCTTTTTCTATCTTATGAATGCTCTTTTACGAGAAAACTGAGGCAGAAAGTGTATAATTGAGTTTGTTTTAAAGGCTATTGAATGGATGGGTACTAGGGGATTCACTCACTTTATACAAGCTTATACAAGCTTGCTTGGGCTTCTTTCATTTATCATGTCTGGCTTTAAAGAACTGCAAGAGCTCACAATGGTCTGATTCACAAAGAGGAGAAGATTATGGGTTAATCAAGAACGATGTTAGAGCTAGAATGGGAGTATGCAATgggttcaaaaaaattgaacaatagGGTACTGTCTAGTTATTTGGATATATGTTTCTTAATTATAGAATCACTATCTAGTAGTTTGGTATTGTGTTCTGCTGTTGTTGCTGCTTGTCATTTGATTGATTCTAATTTTTCATATAAgtatctttcttttgtttctgaTCAATTTAAAAATCTTTCTTGATTGTTTAATGAAATTAtctcattcaaaaaaagaaaaaaaaaaatactgagaCCTGCTGTAGTCATTTCAGAGCAATATATTGTCATGGTTCTCATGGTGATGTCCTTCCCACCAGCTTCTGGCAATACCATCCCACTTGACAAACATGATTTACAAATCCAATCTTCTGGAATATCATGGAGAACAACCGGCATGCAATAACTGAAAATGGAGAGATCAGAATGACAATCTTTGCACCATATTTATCAATTGAAAAGCATATAATTAAAGAGTTAAGGCATGAAACAAATCAAAAGAATGAACCATAAACATCCAACCTATTCCATCCAAGTGACCTTACAAAACTTTAAGAGTACTACATAGAATGATCATTACGGTTCAAGAGCTGAAAAGTACAAGAACAAGAGATCCATCCAACTAATTTGAACTTATGGTCTAAACACACTGCAGTTGGGTCCTGAAAGAACCAACATAAAAGCCTATATGGGAAGAAAACACCACCTGAATTAAGTCTCCTTGCTTCCTACAACAAGAGTAGTTGTGTATACTTAAAAAATGGTGGAAATGAAAACTGtgcatttcatttttcatgTACTGATAGTAATTGGAAGTCATTGATGGGGCACTAAATTAGGAAAATAAAGTGAAATTAATTGCATGGATGAACATGCACACGCGTGCACACAAAGGTGTTGGAGGCGAATAAGAAGTGAAAAACATTGAAAGTACTATCATTtttgttaccaaaaaaaaaagggtttctgACTGACATGACAATAAGCATGATTAGTGTTGCATCAAtaacttttgttttgtgtttaaaaGTTGACACATAGTTTATACAATTTATGAAGTAATAATTGTAATATCCTAACATCACTCATAAAATATTCTCACCCATGTTCATGACTACAGATTCTGGAGCAAGTAGCTAATGCATAGTCAAAACCAGCATCACCACATATGTCACAAATTTCATCCTGCAAGGTGGAAAAGTAGAACATGACATTCCAAATAcaagtaccaaaa contains these protein-coding regions:
- the LOC126719016 gene encoding uncharacterized protein LOC126719016 isoform X3 is translated as MKEPHLDEICDICGDAGFDYALATCSRICSHEHGYCMPVVLHDIPEDWICKSCLSSGMVLPEAGGKDITMRTMTIYCSEMTTAGGKSQAVAEQKNSDVEKSKLLNILPILKLYCDYLPTSHATWKGGFFVTNSTPKNFLGGFKAQLPPSISHRASEFSGKMPLVLSVELLPQSQILADLFQNDCPDLRDIALYFSPDDNIESSKEHAASLFEQMEVQNSLMRSSLNGVELLIFTSKQLHVDSQNVIARLEAEYQFWGVFRPVKDNHTLDKGDAEPPPVISSVEHAHNDRVSMDDSEAVDMEIDMVGGENVVRVDMVVSRYASKIHYELTSNSGSNLHRLDRKTSTISKYLISSSEQLILGYKQGVKSRSEIAFEPHLHSSNRKCFNAVDQDGIPPGFEKVLRQN
- the LOC126719016 gene encoding uncharacterized protein LOC126719016 isoform X1, producing the protein MKEPHLDEICDICGDAGFDYALATCSRICSHEHGYCMPVVLHDIPEDWICKSCLSSGMVLPEAGGKDITMRTMTIYCSEMTTAGGKSQAVAEQKNSDVEKSKLLNILPILKLYCDYLPTSHATWKGGFFVTNSTPKNFLGGFKAQLPPSISHRASEFSGKMPLVLSVELLPQSQILADLFQNDCPDLRDIALYFSPDDNIESSKEHAASLFEQMEVQNSLMRSSLNGVELLIFTSKQLHVDSQNVIARLEAEYQFWGVFRPVKDNHTLDKGDAEPPPVISSVEHAHNDRVSMDDSEAVDMEIDMVAGENVGRVDMVVSRYASKRHYELTSNSGSNLHRLDRKTSTISKYLISSSEQLILGYKQGVKSRSEIAFEPHLHSSNRKCFNTVDPDGVPPGFEKVLRQN
- the LOC126719016 gene encoding uncharacterized protein LOC126719016 isoform X4, which gives rise to MPVVLHDIPEDWICKSCLSSGMVLPEAGGKDITMRTMTIYCSEMTTAGGKSQAVAEQKNSDVEKSKLLNILPILKLYCDYLPTSHATWKGGFFVTNSTPKNFLGGFKAQLPPSISHRASEFSGKMPLVLSVELLPQSQILADLFQNDCPDLRDIALYFSPDDNIESSKEHAASLFEQMEVQNSLMRSSLNGVELLIFTSKQLHVDSQNVIARLEAEYQFWGVFRPVKDNHTLDKGDAEPPPVISSVEHAHNDRVSMDDSEAVDMEIDMVAGENVGRVDMVVSRYASKRHYELTSNSGSNLHRLDRKTSTISKYLISSSEQLILGYKQGVKSRSEIAFEPHLHSSNRKCFNTVDPDGVPPGFEKVLRQN